In the genome of Candidatus Rhabdochlamydia sp. T3358, the window TTTTGGGGGACTTTTTCTTTTATTTTCTGTACTTATTCTTCGGTTTTTTCATCTGCAAATTATAGAAGGAGAGAAATGGGAGAAAATGGCTCGTACTCAACATCAACTGCTGGTTACAGAGCCTTGTAAAAGAGGCGTATTTTATTCTAATACAGCTTTAAAAAAAGGACATCCAGAAAATCCTCAAACTTTTGTTATCGATATTTTAAAATTTCATTTATATTCTGACCCTAAATCCATCCCTAGCTCTCATCGAAAAGAAATTGCTGATAAAATTGCTGATATTTGTCTTTTAAATAAGATAGAAGCAGAAAAGCTCCAAGAGCACTTGAAGCTCAATACTCGTTCACGAAAGCTTGCGATGTGGCTGAGTCAAAAACAAAAAAACATGCTTCAAGAGTGGTGGTTTAGCTTTGCTAAAACACATAAAATTGCCCGAAATGCACTCTTTTTTATTCAAGATTATCAACGCTCTTATCCTTTTGGAAAACTACTAGGCCAAGTTTTGCATACGGTCCGACAAGAAAAAGATCAAAAGAGTCAAAAAACCATACCAACAGGTGGCATGGAGTTATTTTTTAACACCATTTTACAAGGTAAAGAGGGGAAGCGTTATATTTTACGCTCACCCCGTCATTCTTTGGAGACAGCAGAGGTCATTGCAGAACCAGAAAATGGAGCGGATATACATTTAACGATTAATCATCATTTGCAAGCTTTAGTAGAAGAAGAAATTTATAAGGCTGTAAAACTTGCTAATGCAAAGAGCGGGTGGGCTGTTTTAATGGAGCCTCATACAGGAGAAATCTGGGCATTGGCGCAGTACCCGTGGTTTGATCCTCGAGAGTGTCAAAAGTATTTTAATGACGAAAATCTAATAGAGCATACAAAAGTAAAAGCTATTACAGATCCTTTTGAGCCTGGCTCAACGATGAAACCGCTAACAGTAGCACTAGCTCTTAGAGCTAATCTAGAGTTACAAAGACAAGGCAAGCCTGCTTTATTTGCACCAGAGGAAAAAATCAAAGTGATAGGAAAGACCTTTCCTGGGCGCAAAAAAAAACCTATTCGTGACGTGCGCTCTCATTCTTATTTGAATATGTATATGGCACTACAAAAGTCCTCAAATATTTATATGGCTATTCTAGTGGAAAGAATGATTACAGAGCTTGGAGAGCAATGGTATAGAGATGCTCTGCAAGATATTTTTGGCTTTGGTCTAAAAACGGGGATTGAGCTTCCTTCTGAAAGCGCAGGGTT includes:
- a CDS encoding penicillin-binding protein 2 — translated: MLDNNPLPWLVAYKRLVWIFGGLFLLFSVLILRFFHLQIIEGEKWEKMARTQHQLLVTEPCKRGVFYSNTALKKGHPENPQTFVIDILKFHLYSDPKSIPSSHRKEIADKIADICLLNKIEAEKLQEHLKLNTRSRKLAMWLSQKQKNMLQEWWFSFAKTHKIARNALFFIQDYQRSYPFGKLLGQVLHTVRQEKDQKSQKTIPTGGMELFFNTILQGKEGKRYILRSPRHSLETAEVIAEPENGADIHLTINHHLQALVEEEIYKAVKLANAKSGWAVLMEPHTGEIWALAQYPWFDPRECQKYFNDENLIEHTKVKAITDPFEPGSTMKPLTVALALRANLELQRQGKPALFAPEEKIKVIGKTFPGRKKKPIRDVRSHSYLNMYMALQKSSNIYMAILVERMITELGEQWYRDALQDIFGFGLKTGIELPSESAGFLPVPGKKSKNGKAHWSVPTPYSMAFGHNITANSLQMLRAYAILANGGKDVKPTLVRKIIRKKKEGLEEVLFDNTTQERVKGFPRLLEQEIIERVLQALKYVTKPGGSAAKADIYGYTEVGKSATSEKIVGGVYSKKDHISSFIGFAPVSSPRFVLLVVIDEPEYKYIPGVGRNQHGGRCAAPAFREIGLRTLEYLGIPPDDPHGYSPQDPRYDKEKGDWLKESRSLLELYKKWNG